One stretch of Amycolatopsis sp. NBC_00345 DNA includes these proteins:
- a CDS encoding DUF4190 domain-containing protein has translation MTSDPRYPPAPARHGRPPAPVSVTQRRAPARPKPNFFAAIALVCGLAAVAVAFAASYNYLAWPLAGIGLILAIVGLVQAGRGVMRGRGLAVIGLLVSVAAALLSGAMLLFPAAFGSAGSIELHLPPVPGDQHSVDFVVTSTGGATVRYGTLNDQRTDSALPSTDQWHGKASYNGGAPILSLTADSSNAGVSNQISCSIVVDGKTVAENSGTTIALCTANVG, from the coding sequence ATGACGTCCGACCCGCGGTATCCGCCTGCCCCCGCACGCCACGGCCGCCCACCCGCGCCCGTCTCCGTCACGCAGCGCCGCGCGCCGGCCAGACCCAAGCCCAACTTCTTCGCCGCTATCGCGCTGGTGTGCGGTCTCGCGGCTGTCGCGGTGGCCTTCGCGGCAAGCTACAACTACCTCGCGTGGCCGCTCGCGGGCATCGGCCTGATCCTCGCGATCGTCGGGCTGGTGCAGGCCGGCCGCGGGGTGATGCGGGGCCGCGGCCTGGCCGTGATCGGCCTGCTCGTGTCGGTGGCCGCGGCGCTGCTGTCCGGCGCGATGCTGCTGTTCCCGGCCGCGTTCGGCTCGGCCGGCTCGATCGAGCTGCACCTGCCGCCGGTTCCCGGTGACCAGCATTCGGTGGACTTCGTGGTCACCTCGACCGGCGGCGCGACCGTCCGCTACGGCACCCTGAACGACCAGCGCACCGATTCGGCCCTCCCGAGCACCGACCAGTGGCACGGCAAGGCCTCCTACAACGGCGGCGCGCCGATCCTGTCCCTCACCGCCGACAGCTCGAACGCGGGCGTCAGCAACCAGATCAGCTGCTCCATCGTGGTCGACGGCAAGACGGTCGCGGAGAACAGCGGCACGACGATCGCGCTGTGCACGGCCAACGTGGGGTAG
- a CDS encoding VG15 protein: MAATPAGRAATTAHRLAQGHISARVVAEVLGLWRSLDPLRLTDPGWTGQVLAALARHREDSAALAARYYRDFRRAEVPAAAAFAPRPAQAGTSAPWRNRAATSLRVTGTRVVARLILGGLDPARALDKAGPGVAAASSRHVLEAGRVIVQTTLRADPAARGWLRVTDGDPCAFCAMLASRGAIDTPVLYRSERSATTTAATGEEYHDGCGCQAEPVFGRAVLPDTSQRFAALWETSTEGLSGKAARSAFRRAHETARRG, encoded by the coding sequence ATGGCTGCCACTCCGGCAGGCCGGGCCGCCACCACAGCGCACCGGCTCGCACAGGGCCACATCTCCGCGCGGGTCGTGGCCGAAGTCCTCGGCCTGTGGCGATCGCTGGACCCGCTGCGGCTGACCGATCCCGGGTGGACAGGGCAAGTCCTGGCCGCACTGGCGCGGCACCGCGAGGATTCCGCCGCACTGGCCGCGCGCTACTACCGCGACTTCCGCCGAGCCGAGGTCCCCGCGGCTGCGGCGTTCGCGCCGCGCCCCGCTCAGGCCGGCACGTCCGCGCCGTGGCGGAACCGGGCGGCCACCTCGTTGCGGGTGACCGGCACCCGGGTGGTAGCCCGGCTCATCCTCGGCGGCCTCGACCCCGCGCGAGCACTGGACAAGGCCGGGCCTGGAGTCGCGGCAGCCAGCTCCCGCCACGTACTCGAGGCGGGCCGCGTCATCGTGCAGACCACACTGCGCGCCGACCCGGCCGCGCGCGGCTGGCTGCGCGTCACCGACGGCGACCCGTGCGCGTTCTGCGCGATGCTCGCCAGCCGCGGAGCCATCGACACACCCGTCCTCTACCGCTCCGAGCGATCCGCCACGACCACGGCCGCGACGGGCGAGGAGTACCACGACGGGTGCGGCTGCCAGGCCGAGCCGGTGTTCGGCCGCGCCGTGCTCCCCGACACCTCCCAGCGGTTCGCCGCGTTGTGGGAGACCTCGACCGAAGGCCTGTCCGGCAAGGCCGCCCGCAGCGCCTTCCGTCGCGCTCACGAGACCGCCCGTCGCGGCTGA
- a CDS encoding phage tail protein: MATIGHAFFKLLPTLQGLGREIRDQVRQNERTAPAITLTAQVQTALLREQIRAAAREGNDSAVRLLAELDAVPAETRFQRLMRELSGKSVSIKAVADKSIGSTVRGLGQLDDGLNRATVQFTRMTLSVGAAVLKYGAMAAAVGQAVTVLGGIGSAAATASGALLVVPAAGLAAAAAIATLKLGVSGFSDALKESDPAKYAQAIAEFPPAMADAANAVRALRPELTGLRTEVQQRLFAGLASEITGLAGTYLPLLRTELGGIASGLNAGAGGFAAFAREGRTIDDVRTILDSTGVSVHAASAGVQPFLQALRDIAAVGAEFLPGFASGLADGAQRFADFIAAARQSGQLREWLSAGLSAVGDLVTILRNLGQIVYAVFSAANTGGGGLLSTLVAITGQIAAFVQSAQGATALVQIFDGLHAIGTGLLPVLAALGQVIVTSIAPAISQLGPMIGQAFAALAPALAPLGQVLAALAPVAGAAAQALAAALVPAAAALAPIVAALAPVVATLVGQLGGALGGAITTLTPALVQLAQTLAPLISGFGGLLVQALAVAAPMFGELMTALSPLIGQLGGALLQALSAVMPVISALSGLFTSVLLAALNAVMPVLPVIVQVIQQLAEVVGSALQTATPVLTEVGTLLGQIAGQILSALLPVIPPLASAFLSIVTALLPILPPLLQLVSALLPPLLGLITSLLPIIVQAAGLFASLVSAVAPLITQIAQFLIPIIQALFDFVQPIFAAIVAVISGAMQEIQGVIDLVMGLITGDWNKAWSGVKNLLGGVWGAISGVVSDGIGGLLSWFASLPGRILGALGDLGGLLLNAGKNIIRGLVDGISAGFGWVKDKLGQLTSWITQWKGPPARDRVLLSGNGRLIMRGLLAGLNEGEPEIRDYLARFTDSLPLDVSGSITMPPGRTGASRSAPVLTGADRSAGRGADPVAITDAVTAGVLAALDGARMTVDGAGIARLVNKSNARKARRG, encoded by the coding sequence GTGGCGACGATCGGTCACGCCTTCTTCAAGCTCCTGCCCACCCTGCAAGGTCTCGGCCGGGAGATCCGTGACCAGGTCCGGCAGAACGAGCGCACGGCGCCCGCCATCACCCTGACCGCACAGGTCCAGACGGCGCTGCTCCGGGAACAAATCCGGGCCGCCGCCCGGGAAGGCAACGACAGCGCCGTGCGGCTGCTGGCCGAGCTGGACGCGGTCCCCGCCGAGACCCGGTTCCAGCGACTCATGCGGGAGCTGTCGGGCAAGTCCGTGTCGATCAAGGCCGTGGCGGACAAGTCGATCGGCTCGACCGTGCGCGGCCTGGGCCAGCTGGACGACGGACTCAACCGCGCCACCGTGCAGTTCACGCGCATGACGCTGTCCGTCGGCGCGGCAGTGCTCAAGTACGGGGCGATGGCCGCCGCCGTGGGCCAGGCCGTGACCGTGCTCGGCGGGATTGGCTCGGCGGCGGCGACCGCGTCCGGCGCGCTGCTGGTGGTCCCGGCAGCCGGCCTTGCCGCGGCTGCGGCGATCGCCACGCTCAAGCTCGGTGTCTCCGGGTTCTCCGACGCGCTCAAGGAGAGTGACCCGGCCAAGTACGCGCAGGCCATCGCCGAATTTCCGCCCGCGATGGCTGACGCCGCGAACGCGGTCCGCGCGCTGCGCCCGGAACTGACCGGGCTACGGACCGAAGTCCAGCAACGGCTGTTCGCCGGGCTCGCGAGCGAGATCACCGGCCTTGCCGGGACCTACCTGCCGCTGCTGCGCACCGAGCTGGGCGGCATCGCCTCCGGGCTCAACGCCGGGGCGGGCGGATTCGCCGCGTTCGCGCGTGAGGGCCGCACGATCGACGACGTCCGCACGATCCTGGACAGCACCGGCGTGTCCGTGCACGCGGCCTCGGCCGGGGTACAGCCGTTCCTGCAAGCACTCCGGGACATCGCAGCGGTCGGCGCGGAGTTCCTGCCCGGATTCGCCTCCGGACTCGCGGACGGCGCCCAGCGGTTCGCGGACTTCATCGCCGCAGCGCGGCAGTCCGGGCAACTGCGGGAATGGCTCTCGGCCGGGCTGTCGGCGGTCGGGGACCTGGTCACGATCCTGCGCAACCTCGGCCAGATCGTGTATGCGGTGTTCTCCGCCGCGAACACCGGCGGCGGCGGGCTGCTGTCCACTCTGGTCGCGATCACCGGGCAGATCGCCGCGTTCGTCCAGTCCGCGCAGGGCGCGACCGCGTTGGTGCAGATCTTCGACGGCTTGCACGCGATCGGTACGGGTTTGCTGCCGGTGCTGGCAGCGCTCGGTCAGGTCATCGTGACCTCGATCGCTCCGGCGATCAGCCAGCTCGGGCCGATGATCGGGCAAGCCTTTGCCGCACTGGCTCCAGCACTCGCGCCGCTCGGTCAGGTTCTGGCGGCGCTGGCACCGGTGGCCGGTGCCGCCGCGCAGGCGCTGGCGGCGGCGCTGGTGCCGGCCGCGGCCGCGCTGGCGCCCATCGTGGCGGCGCTTGCCCCCGTGGTCGCCACTCTGGTCGGGCAGCTCGGCGGAGCGCTCGGGGGTGCGATCACCACGCTGACGCCTGCGCTGGTGCAGCTCGCGCAGACGCTCGCGCCGCTGATCTCCGGATTCGGCGGCCTGCTCGTGCAGGCACTTGCGGTTGCCGCGCCGATGTTCGGCGAGCTGATGACCGCGCTGTCGCCGCTGATCGGCCAGCTCGGCGGCGCCCTGCTGCAAGCGCTCTCGGCCGTGATGCCGGTGATCTCGGCACTGTCCGGGCTGTTCACCTCGGTCCTGCTGGCCGCGCTGAACGCTGTCATGCCCGTGTTGCCGGTGATCGTGCAGGTGATCCAGCAGCTTGCCGAGGTCGTCGGTTCGGCCTTGCAGACGGCGACGCCGGTGCTGACCGAGGTGGGGACGCTGCTCGGCCAGATCGCAGGTCAGATCCTCTCGGCGCTGCTGCCGGTGATTCCGCCGCTCGCGTCCGCGTTCCTGTCGATCGTGACGGCGTTGCTGCCGATCTTGCCGCCGCTCTTGCAGCTGGTGTCCGCGCTGCTGCCGCCGCTGCTCGGCCTGATCACTTCGCTGCTGCCGATCATCGTGCAGGCGGCGGGGCTGTTCGCGTCGCTGGTGTCGGCGGTCGCGCCGCTGATCACGCAGATCGCGCAGTTCCTGATCCCGATCATTCAGGCTCTTTTCGACTTCGTCCAGCCGATCTTCGCCGCGATCGTGGCGGTGATTTCAGGTGCGATGCAAGAGATTCAGGGTGTGATCGACCTTGTCATGGGGCTGATCACCGGTGACTGGAACAAGGCCTGGTCCGGGGTCAAGAACCTGCTCGGCGGAGTCTGGGGTGCGATATCTGGCGTCGTCTCCGACGGAATCGGCGGCCTGCTCTCCTGGTTCGCCAGCCTGCCCGGCCGCATCCTCGGCGCGCTCGGCGACCTCGGCGGGCTGCTGCTGAACGCGGGCAAGAACATCATCCGGGGCCTGGTCGACGGCATCTCCGCCGGATTCGGCTGGGTGAAAGACAAACTCGGCCAGCTGACGAGCTGGATCACCCAGTGGAAGGGTCCGCCCGCGCGGGACCGTGTCCTGCTTTCCGGCAACGGCCGGTTGATCATGCGCGGTCTGCTCGCCGGGCTGAACGAGGGCGAGCCCGAGATCCGTGATTACCTCGCCCGTTTCACGGACTCGCTGCCCCTCGATGTGTCCGGCTCGATCACGATGCCGCCCGGCAGGACCGGAGCCAGCCGCAGCGCGCCCGTGCTCACCGGCGCAGACAGGTCGGCCGGCCGGGGCGCAGACCCCGTGGCGATCACAGACGCGGTGACCGCCGGAGTCCTGGCCGCCTTGGACGGCGCGCGAATGACTGTCGACGGTGCCGGTATCGCTCGGCTGGTGAACAAGTCCAACGCACGGAAGGCACGGCGAGGCTGA
- a CDS encoding phage tail tube protein, translated as MNSALVRVPGTGEVSLAPPDSPEPPDATTPLAAAWAGLGLSTPDGTTLARKVEKEGTEHWQQLTPARYIYKSQELTVASVFQETKGEVLSAYFGGMKFAAVGTGTPKNYRAEISSIPKSDVRALCVDWTDVVSDTEIYNHRLYLPRAEVSETEDSQFSRTQEARWGMTFSALAPPKGKTYIAVWLTNDPAVLFGAPAVATGALDVIAEDRPPAK; from the coding sequence ATGAACAGTGCGCTCGTGCGCGTGCCCGGCACCGGCGAGGTGTCACTTGCGCCACCAGACAGTCCGGAACCACCGGATGCCACGACGCCGCTCGCGGCAGCCTGGGCTGGCCTTGGTCTGTCCACTCCGGACGGCACCACGCTGGCCCGCAAGGTGGAGAAGGAAGGCACCGAGCACTGGCAGCAGCTGACCCCGGCCCGCTACATCTACAAGTCCCAGGAACTCACGGTGGCGTCGGTGTTCCAGGAGACCAAGGGCGAAGTCCTCTCCGCCTACTTCGGCGGGATGAAGTTCGCCGCCGTGGGCACCGGCACGCCGAAGAACTACCGGGCCGAGATCAGCTCGATCCCCAAGAGCGACGTCCGCGCGCTCTGTGTCGACTGGACCGACGTCGTCTCCGACACCGAGATCTACAACCACCGGCTGTACCTGCCGCGTGCGGAAGTCTCCGAGACCGAGGACTCCCAGTTCTCGCGGACGCAGGAAGCGCGCTGGGGCATGACGTTCTCCGCCCTGGCGCCGCCGAAGGGCAAGACCTACATTGCCGTCTGGCTGACCAACGACCCGGCCGTGCTCTTCGGCGCTCCGGCCGTGGCGACCGGCGCGCTCGACGTCATCGCCGAGGACCGGCCGCCCGCGAAGTGA
- a CDS encoding phage portal protein produces MPLSPAQAADIAHRIEAVWPDQARNNRIHRYVQGDHDLPFAPRSARRAYRWLLDRSRTNWCRLLMQLLAQNLFVDGFRALGDDQADEPLGWSHWNQNGLARRQAAVHRATLKYGWSYTTVLPGDTAPVIRGVSPRNMTAVYADDADPWPIYALQRKTSWTPDGPRQVYRLFDDQAVYTLAENEPGDGPAYLDHAEHGLGVCPVVRFLDEDDLDADSPGVVAPVLDIQDRLNYQTFLLMTTGEHGAHRQRWAAGLELDEDEEPPIGPDRLLHSDSPETRFGTFDSTDMSGYVAVLEQILRHLAAITQTPAWALHGSLANLAADTIDAADAGLQRRVGERKTSYGESWQQTLRLSCLAAGDEAGWLDTTAVVRWRDTSTRSLAGVVDAWGKAVQMLDVPARATWERLPGVTDQDVRRWEQMPPAVDGHALLADTLARATTDPGLG; encoded by the coding sequence TTGCCCCTGTCTCCTGCCCAGGCCGCTGACATTGCGCACCGGATCGAGGCTGTCTGGCCGGATCAGGCCCGTAACAACCGGATTCATCGCTACGTCCAGGGTGATCACGATCTGCCGTTCGCGCCCCGCTCCGCGCGGCGGGCGTACCGCTGGCTGCTGGACCGCTCCCGCACGAACTGGTGCCGCCTGCTCATGCAGCTCCTGGCGCAGAACCTGTTCGTGGACGGCTTCCGCGCGCTCGGTGACGACCAGGCTGACGAGCCGCTCGGCTGGTCGCACTGGAACCAGAACGGCCTGGCGCGCCGCCAGGCCGCGGTGCACCGGGCCACGCTGAAGTACGGCTGGTCCTACACCACCGTGCTGCCCGGCGACACGGCCCCGGTAATCCGGGGCGTGTCCCCGCGCAACATGACCGCCGTCTACGCCGACGACGCCGACCCGTGGCCGATCTACGCCTTGCAACGCAAGACCTCGTGGACCCCGGACGGGCCGCGCCAGGTCTACCGGCTCTTCGATGACCAGGCCGTCTACACCCTCGCCGAGAACGAGCCCGGCGACGGCCCGGCCTACCTCGACCACGCCGAGCACGGCCTCGGCGTCTGCCCGGTCGTCCGGTTCCTCGACGAGGACGACCTCGACGCCGACAGCCCCGGCGTGGTCGCCCCGGTCCTCGACATTCAGGACCGGCTGAACTACCAGACCTTCCTGCTCATGACGACCGGTGAGCACGGCGCGCACCGGCAGCGGTGGGCCGCCGGGCTGGAGCTGGACGAGGACGAGGAACCGCCGATCGGCCCGGACCGGCTGCTGCACTCCGACTCGCCGGAGACGCGGTTCGGGACGTTCGACTCCACCGACATGTCCGGCTACGTCGCCGTGCTGGAACAGATCCTCCGGCACCTGGCCGCGATCACCCAGACCCCGGCGTGGGCGCTGCACGGGTCGCTGGCAAACCTGGCCGCCGACACGATCGACGCCGCCGACGCCGGACTGCAACGCCGGGTCGGGGAACGGAAGACGTCCTACGGGGAGTCGTGGCAGCAGACGTTGCGGCTGTCCTGTCTCGCCGCCGGGGACGAGGCCGGCTGGCTCGACACCACGGCGGTGGTGCGCTGGCGCGACACTTCGACCCGGTCTCTGGCGGGCGTCGTGGACGCGTGGGGCAAGGCCGTGCAGATGCTCGACGTTCCCGCCCGCGCGACCTGGGAGCGCCTACCGGGCGTGACCGATCAGGACGTGCGCCGCTGGGAGCAGATGCCCCCGGCGGTCGACGGGCACGCGCTGCTGGCCGACACCTTGGCCCGCGCCACCACCGACCCTGGGCTGGGGTGA
- a CDS encoding recombinase family protein, whose amino-acid sequence MIGSELPRWATNQRAHHVTLVGIKYLRASQDASGRRISLGSQRDEGDEFFDECGIVDAGEFCDNDLSASMYATEVREGYEQALEALRSGQANLLWTFDPSRAQRDLEVYVKLRRICIEMGAFWAYGGRIYDMTDPADRKTTARDALEAEGASDTLSGHVRRGVRKRAKSGQHAGPLPYGYARRFDPATGESMGQVIDWAQAKVVRRIVSWCLDGKALSWIARQLNEAGVPCARDRRWDVRLVRGLAAERQHEHEWQRLLARLSPEDAAVAQALVLRVADGESPKALAQELNRDGVPYVMASRWNETKVRNIALSKPAAGIRVHQAKPVVVKTTDESGETVQAPVQAQWKAIIKPDERTELVARFASGDRKHVRDGSRVKYFWSGIARCGVCEAGVGPREKSANGPIYRCPDGHVYRSRVLLDAWLLDQAMSQLERSDAATLFRLEAARGNTAAAVDEARVLRAELEGWKADAISGRVSRSSFIDIEAGLLERIAKAEREAERAALPPVLATVIGPDARRAFVALDRTAQREILRAIMRPRIYHTSRRLKGRLDTGTIDPGWLFTDPAPADSGQQSAAA is encoded by the coding sequence ATGATCGGTTCTGAGCTGCCTAGGTGGGCCACGAATCAGCGTGCGCACCACGTGACGCTGGTGGGGATTAAGTACCTGCGGGCATCGCAGGATGCGTCGGGCCGCCGCATTTCGCTGGGGTCTCAGCGGGATGAAGGTGATGAGTTTTTCGATGAGTGCGGCATCGTTGATGCTGGGGAGTTCTGCGACAACGACCTGTCGGCCTCGATGTATGCCACCGAGGTCCGGGAGGGCTATGAGCAGGCTTTGGAGGCGCTGCGGTCGGGTCAGGCGAACCTGTTGTGGACGTTCGACCCGTCGCGAGCGCAGCGGGATCTTGAGGTCTACGTCAAGCTGCGCCGAATCTGTATTGAGATGGGCGCTTTCTGGGCGTATGGCGGCCGGATCTATGACATGACCGACCCGGCCGACCGCAAGACCACCGCCCGGGACGCACTGGAGGCCGAGGGGGCTTCGGACACGCTGTCCGGGCACGTTCGGCGGGGTGTGCGCAAGCGGGCTAAGTCGGGCCAGCACGCGGGGCCGTTGCCCTATGGCTACGCGCGCCGGTTCGACCCGGCCACGGGTGAGTCCATGGGGCAGGTGATCGACTGGGCACAGGCCAAGGTCGTGCGGCGGATAGTGAGCTGGTGCCTGGACGGTAAGGCTCTGTCGTGGATCGCGCGGCAGCTGAATGAGGCGGGTGTGCCGTGCGCGCGTGATCGCCGCTGGGATGTCCGGTTGGTCCGGGGGTTGGCTGCGGAACGGCAGCATGAGCACGAGTGGCAGCGGCTGCTGGCCCGGTTGTCGCCGGAGGATGCGGCGGTGGCGCAGGCGCTGGTGTTGCGGGTCGCTGATGGTGAGTCGCCGAAGGCGCTGGCCCAAGAGCTCAACCGGGACGGTGTCCCCTATGTAATGGCGTCGCGATGGAACGAGACGAAGGTCCGCAACATCGCGTTGTCGAAGCCTGCGGCGGGGATCCGGGTTCACCAGGCCAAGCCGGTGGTGGTGAAGACGACCGATGAATCGGGCGAGACGGTGCAGGCGCCGGTGCAGGCGCAGTGGAAGGCGATCATCAAGCCGGACGAGCGCACGGAACTGGTGGCGCGGTTCGCCAGCGGAGACCGGAAGCACGTTCGGGACGGGTCGAGAGTGAAGTATTTCTGGTCCGGGATCGCGCGGTGCGGGGTCTGCGAGGCCGGAGTGGGACCCCGGGAGAAGTCGGCAAACGGGCCGATCTACCGGTGCCCGGACGGGCACGTGTACCGCAGCCGGGTTCTGCTGGACGCGTGGCTGCTGGATCAGGCGATGAGCCAGTTGGAGCGCAGCGACGCGGCCACGCTGTTCCGGCTGGAGGCCGCGCGTGGTAACACGGCCGCCGCCGTTGACGAGGCACGGGTGTTGCGGGCGGAGCTGGAGGGCTGGAAAGCGGACGCGATCAGCGGGCGGGTCTCACGGTCGAGTTTCATCGACATTGAGGCCGGGTTGCTGGAGCGGATCGCGAAGGCCGAGAGGGAGGCCGAGCGGGCGGCGCTGCCGCCGGTGCTGGCCACGGTGATCGGGCCGGACGCACGTCGGGCGTTCGTGGCGCTGGACCGGACGGCGCAGCGGGAGATCCTGCGGGCAATTATGCGACCGAGGATCTACCACACGTCCCGGCGGCTCAAGGGCCGGTTGGATACCGGCACGATCGACCCCGGGTGGCTGTTCACCGACCCGGCCCCAGCCGACAGCGGCCAGCAATCCGCTGCGGCTTGA
- a CDS encoding LysM peptidoglycan-binding domain-containing protein — translation MTDYGIDVSHWNTVTDWNAVHGNGISFCSFKLTESTTYTDTTSPGRIPAARAAGIVPGGYHFARPGDVGGQVDHFAASLRAAGLLDGGALAPMLDMEAADLRGGANGFVADFIGRLRAATGIRKVLVYANLDWYTNVLRPGDWADPDVLLWIARYNGDPGNPGWSHPQLAVHQHTQKGTVPGVAGNVDRNATVGSYALAQLTLDGSAPTPPPTPAPAPEPPAAGSGTYTVHSGDTLSGIAAKFGTTVAALAALNAISNPNLIYAGQTLRLPGSGTSGGGRYQVRYGDTLSAIAVRNGTTVAAICARNGIANPNKIQAGQWLSLP, via the coding sequence TTGACCGACTACGGAATCGACGTCTCCCACTGGAACACCGTCACCGACTGGAACGCGGTACACGGCAACGGCATCTCGTTCTGCTCGTTCAAGCTCACCGAGAGCACCACCTACACCGACACCACCAGCCCCGGCCGCATCCCCGCCGCCCGCGCTGCCGGGATCGTCCCCGGCGGATACCACTTCGCGCGGCCCGGCGACGTCGGCGGCCAGGTCGACCACTTCGCCGCGAGCCTGCGCGCGGCCGGCCTTCTCGACGGCGGCGCGCTCGCCCCGATGCTCGACATGGAAGCCGCAGACCTCCGGGGCGGCGCGAACGGGTTCGTGGCCGACTTCATCGGCCGCCTGCGCGCAGCCACCGGCATCCGCAAGGTCCTGGTGTACGCGAACCTCGACTGGTACACCAACGTCCTTCGCCCCGGAGACTGGGCAGACCCCGACGTCCTGCTCTGGATCGCCCGCTACAACGGCGACCCCGGCAACCCCGGCTGGTCGCACCCGCAGCTGGCGGTACACCAGCACACCCAGAAAGGCACCGTCCCAGGCGTCGCGGGCAACGTCGACCGCAACGCCACGGTGGGCAGCTACGCCCTGGCGCAGCTCACTTTGGACGGCTCCGCGCCCACCCCTCCGCCGACCCCGGCACCGGCTCCCGAGCCGCCTGCCGCTGGAAGCGGGACCTACACCGTGCACTCCGGCGACACCCTCTCCGGCATCGCCGCCAAATTCGGCACCACCGTCGCTGCCCTGGCCGCACTCAACGCAATCAGCAACCCGAACCTGATCTACGCCGGGCAGACCCTCCGCCTGCCCGGCTCCGGCACCAGCGGTGGCGGCCGCTACCAGGTCCGCTACGGCGACACCCTCTCCGCGATCGCAGTCCGCAACGGCACCACCGTAGCCGCCATCTGCGCCCGGAACGGGATCGCCAACCCGAACAAGATCCAAGCCGGTCAGTGGCTCTCGCTGCCGTAG
- a CDS encoding AlbA family DNA-binding domain-containing protein yields the protein MPDFAWSGDLRDKLTIDGVEHEVRISVGDLLEVSLSLDMVDGMTLTSIREGILVASPCTSCAIDISSGREFLIIFLREDGRIEAEMAIFDPIYLDQNTVEVTASSILTKSSATINSLLFVEPSMGLGSHWVLSISLNDHSVELPNLWSNFDSLNLELSTSGLTPGNRELRLAESRASVLSALRQGNEQAIIGLAERSWLEFKSQLSVETDSDRVELAQDIARFANSESGGILAFGYRTKRQNGIDRVEKRSPFAALKGIEPRLQSIIDYRVYPPIRGLEIIQTQAGGGRVFLTILVPSQVEADKPFLVHGAIIAGKTEGVFFSITRRRGEGSVPITAREVHALLAAGYSVSRERNEKETP from the coding sequence ATGCCTGATTTCGCCTGGTCGGGAGACCTTAGAGATAAGTTGACCATTGACGGCGTTGAACATGAAGTCCGAATTTCCGTCGGCGACCTTTTGGAAGTAAGTCTCTCGCTCGACATGGTGGACGGCATGACACTGACGTCGATACGTGAGGGTATTCTCGTAGCTTCCCCCTGCACGTCTTGCGCTATTGACATCTCAAGCGGGAGAGAATTTCTCATCATATTTTTACGCGAAGATGGCCGAATAGAAGCCGAAATGGCAATTTTCGATCCCATTTACCTGGATCAGAACACAGTCGAGGTGACTGCAAGCTCAATTCTCACTAAGAGTTCTGCAACCATCAATTCCTTGTTATTCGTCGAGCCTTCAATGGGACTGGGTTCACATTGGGTTTTAAGCATCTCGTTAAACGATCACTCTGTCGAGCTACCCAACCTGTGGTCCAACTTTGACTCGTTGAACTTGGAACTCTCCACCTCTGGGTTGACGCCGGGAAATCGCGAGCTGCGTCTCGCCGAGTCGAGAGCCTCTGTCTTGTCAGCTCTTCGTCAGGGCAACGAACAGGCCATTATCGGCTTAGCTGAACGCTCTTGGTTGGAGTTTAAGTCGCAGCTGTCGGTAGAGACTGATTCCGACAGAGTAGAGCTCGCGCAAGATATTGCACGTTTTGCCAACTCGGAATCTGGTGGAATCTTAGCCTTTGGTTATCGGACCAAGCGTCAAAACGGGATTGACCGTGTCGAAAAGAGGTCACCTTTCGCAGCCCTTAAGGGTATTGAACCCCGCCTTCAATCCATCATAGATTACAGGGTCTACCCACCAATACGCGGGCTTGAGATAATTCAAACACAAGCAGGAGGCGGAAGAGTCTTCCTTACTATCTTGGTGCCATCGCAAGTCGAGGCAGATAAGCCGTTCCTTGTTCATGGTGCCATAATTGCAGGAAAGACTGAAGGAGTATTCTTTTCCATTACTCGACGTCGAGGTGAAGGGTCGGTTCCTATAACCGCCCGCGAGGTTCACGCTCTACTTGCGGCGGGATACTCTGTTTCTCGTGAAAGAAACGAAAAGGAGACACCTTGA